A window of Daucus carota subsp. sativus chromosome 2, DH1 v3.0, whole genome shotgun sequence genomic DNA:
CCAGGGTGTCTCAGTCGGTATCATCTCAATCCTTGGGATAAGGTGTTTTGTCCCAACATGTGAACCACACGTTATTTCACACTCAATGCTATTCTTCTTGCAGCCAGTGACCATCATACGAGTACCATTGCACAACCCGTTGATCTGATTTAAATTCCTCATCAGCATAACAGGAGTACCAATCTTGAGCTTCAGTTCATGTTTAGGAATACATGGAATGTTCAAGGAGTTGAGATATTCAATGGGAAATGATTCGTCAAAATCATTTTCTTCAAGGCCTTGTTCTTCTAGAGAATCTTGGTTGTAGAACGTGTGAGTCTCTCCAGGCAACTTGTCAAGGATGGCATAATTTATGTCATCCACAACAACATTTGTTGGAGTCAGGATGGCACGGGAACTAAAGTACTGtggatttgatatattattggAAAAAtcttcataaacaacatcaatCAAGTCTTGTATTGGTGTATCGACAGAATTAAGCACATGCTGCGTGGGTAACCTAAATAGCACCTCTGAAATATGATCCTTCCTGCTGATCGGATCGACCTTGCCATCTCCCACTTTTAGCTGCCACTCACTGAAGTCCCTTATTAATCTGTTCTGCTCATCAGTGTTTCCAGATTGTAGAGGCATGTTACGCCATAGAAGAAAAACCTGGCAGTGTTCCCACAATGGTGAATTATTAAGAGCAGCTCCAACAATTTCTGGACGGCCAGCTTTGGGAGTGACAGGTAATATCTGACGAAAATCACCACCAAAAACGACCGTTATGCCTCCAAAGGGTTTGCTATTGGGATACATATGAGCAACATAAGATACATACCGTCACTATTAagacttattttcaaaaataagataCATCTTGGAGCAGATGTATCTTCCTATTGTTGCATGGGTCTCAAAGAGAAGAACATGTGCAGAATCGACATCTCCAACATCAACTTAGGCCTGAACTGGGTTGTTGGAAGATGGCTTTGTTCACAACAGCATGGTGTACAATAGCATAATCATGGTTTTGTCAAGTAAAATACCATCAATTCTGAATTGGctgtttatattaaaatatgcaaAAGTGGATTTTGTCCTAATGTTTTTACTTACACTACTTTAGTTTATGGGCTTCTCAAAAGCAACAACTATGATCTGTATATGATTTTCAACTGCTTAAAGGTGCTCGCCAGTCCAAATGAGCATAACGATGAAACACTTTGCGGCTCAAACAAGAGATTGGCATGTTGGAGATCattatgtatagacaatttcatcaaaaaacaaTTTTGCAGTTATGAGATAAATATGTATGGATTCAACTTTGTACATTATGTTTAAGTATTTAGCAAACATGTTTAGAAGAGTAATCGTGGTAATGTTTGAGATGTAATGGTTGTTAATACTATTATAACTACACATGCATTTGCATTGTGTTTATAAAAAGTCGTAATTCTTcacattattaattattaagcaTTTTGGATAATTATTAAACATTTTTAAAGGGAGCTCGCGTagcgcgggcataattccctagtTTAACCAATCACCCAAAAATATATGGGTTTTGGTCCATAACACCGATTGTCATGGAGCTCTTATCTAACACACAGCTCCATTACCATCAGATCTGTATTTTAAGGGTTGGGATTGAAACTTCTTTTCAGTATCCGTTATAATTTTCCGTGGACAAGGACTTTCCCTTTCCGCGGAacgcggaaaattatagcggatacttaaaaaaacgaaattttaatctgaacttttgaaatatagatctgACGGCCCTGGAAGTGTGTGTTAAATAACATGTCCCTCCAAAATATATATGCCTACTCTAAACATACAATCTATTATAAATACTAAAACTAATAAAAGCAGCTGATGCATTTTAGAATCCTTAGTGAGTCAGGTTCCAGACAGAACCGCTTAAACTTAGAACCTTATAACCACATTAATAGTCATTAAATGAAAGTAATTTTAATGTGTGAAATTAAACATATGAATATGTTTTAATAtggtacatatttaaatatacatgccTTCAATTAATGCacattcttaatttatatttgatcattttacaataaaaatacatttaatatttaatttatatatctcaGTAAAATACGAAGAGTTCGAATGTGTATGTTTtgatatcttattattatttatatgtactgcagcagaatttcgtattttgtgatattatatgaGCTAGATATGTACTGCATTTGAATTTCGTGTTGCgtaatattatatgagctagATATGTACTGCAGTGAAATCttgtgttttgtaatatattttagttagatatgtactacaacataatctcgttttttgtaatattacatgtactgcagcagaatctcgtgttttgtaatatattttagttagatATGTACTGTAACAAAATCTcgttttttgtaatattacatGTACTGCAACAAAATCTCGTgttttaacatattatattattcaaattgattgagaatCAGAAGTTCTAGGTTTGATTTGCATTTATAACAAAGTGCAT
This region includes:
- the LOC108207255 gene encoding uncharacterized protein LOC108207255, whose amino-acid sequence is MYPNSKPFGGITVVFGGDFRQILPVTPKAGRPEIVGAALNNSPLWEHCQVFLLWRNMPLQSGNTDEQNRLIRDFSEWQLKVGDGKVDPISRKDHISEVLFRLPTQHVLNSVDTPIQDLIDVVYEDFSNNISNPQYFSSRAILTPTNVVVDDINYAILDKLPGETHTFYNQDSLEEQGLEENDFDESFPIEYLNSLNIPCIPKHELKLKIGTPVMLMRNLNQINGLCNGTRMMVTGCKKNSIECEITCGSHVGTKHLIPRIEMIPTETPWPFDFKRTQFPLQLCFAMTINKSQGQSLDIVGLFLPRPVFCHG